In Coprothermobacter sp., one DNA window encodes the following:
- a CDS encoding asparaginase: MYSIIVHGGVGTVPHAKEEAVIAGVREAVLAGSDVLASSGSSLDAVETAIKVLENNPLFNAGTGSVLTFDGEVEMDAAVAYGPALGFGAVAGIKNIEHPISLARMVMEKTDHVLLQGSGAQEFARMMGVAPHNPVTEERRVQWREYRERFLRGDAGDWPKLKALMKEHPEFMHGTVGAVAVDEKGEVTAGTSTGGVFLKLLGRVGDTPLPGAGTYATQFGGASSTGLGESMMRTLITKTACDFMRMGLDAQGAASSAVNMLSNILGTEAGIVVVDNQGGIGFAQNTPQMVHAYFKQGMPEPVAGL, from the coding sequence ATGTACTCGATCATTGTTCATGGCGGTGTCGGCACGGTTCCCCACGCTAAGGAAGAGGCTGTCATCGCCGGGGTCCGGGAGGCTGTCCTTGCCGGAAGTGATGTTCTTGCAAGCAGTGGATCCTCGCTGGACGCAGTGGAGACTGCTATCAAGGTCCTGGAGAACAATCCGCTGTTCAACGCCGGCACTGGATCGGTGCTGACGTTTGACGGAGAGGTTGAGATGGACGCCGCCGTTGCCTATGGCCCTGCACTGGGATTCGGAGCCGTCGCCGGCATCAAGAACATCGAGCACCCCATCTCACTGGCGCGCATGGTCATGGAGAAGACGGACCACGTTCTCCTTCAGGGCAGCGGCGCTCAGGAGTTCGCCCGCATGATGGGCGTCGCGCCCCACAATCCCGTTACCGAGGAACGGCGCGTCCAATGGCGAGAATACCGCGAGAGGTTCCTCCGCGGCGACGCCGGCGACTGGCCGAAGCTCAAGGCCCTCATGAAGGAACATCCAGAGTTCATGCACGGCACCGTCGGAGCCGTCGCCGTGGACGAAAAGGGTGAGGTGACCGCGGGGACGTCCACCGGCGGCGTCTTCCTGAAGCTGCTGGGACGCGTCGGCGACACACCACTGCCCGGCGCCGGCACGTATGCCACGCAGTTCGGCGGCGCTTCCTCGACCGGACTGGGTGAGAGCATGATGCGCACCCTCATCACCAAGACCGCCTGCGACTTCATGCGCATGGGGCTCGACGCCCAGGGTGCGGCCTCGAGCGCAGTGAACATGCTGAGCAACATTTTGGGAACCGAGGCTGGTATCGTCGTCGTCGACAACCAGGGTGGCATCGGTTTTGCCCAGAACACACCGCAAATGGTCCACGCCTACTTCAAGCAGGGAATGCCCGAACCTGTTGCAGGGCTGTAG
- a CDS encoding class II aldolase family protein: METAAKLVEIAKRLYERNMNAALGGNVSIRMGNEIAMTPAGINKGFMTEDDVVVVDMEGNKLRGDGKPSSEGKMHYEIYKLRPDVHAVIHTHPPFAVGFALAHHDLPDDILPEATVLLGHVPCLPYVTPSTIELAREVAQGLAHRNAAFMANHGAITVGADLEEAYNRMELLEQTCMSVLYASVLGGVHHIPETDMQFFVDNFGLKREG, encoded by the coding sequence ATGGAGACAGCAGCGAAACTGGTCGAGATAGCGAAACGGCTGTATGAGAGGAACATGAACGCAGCCCTGGGTGGCAACGTGAGTATTCGGATGGGGAACGAGATTGCCATGACGCCCGCCGGCATCAACAAGGGGTTCATGACCGAAGACGACGTGGTTGTCGTCGACATGGAGGGCAACAAACTCCGAGGAGATGGCAAGCCGTCGTCCGAAGGCAAGATGCACTACGAGATCTACAAGCTGCGTCCGGATGTGCACGCCGTCATCCACACGCATCCCCCGTTTGCCGTGGGCTTCGCGCTGGCGCACCACGACTTGCCGGACGACATACTGCCGGAGGCGACCGTCCTGCTGGGTCATGTTCCCTGTCTGCCGTACGTGACGCCGTCAACGATTGAGTTGGCCCGCGAAGTTGCCCAAGGACTTGCTCACCGCAATGCCGCATTCATGGCGAATCACGGCGCCATCACCGTCGGCGCGGACCTGGAAGAGGCGTACAACCGCATGGAGCTCCTCGAACAGACGTGCATGTCTGTGTTGTATGCAAGCGTTCTCGGGGGAGTGCACCACATCCCGGAGACAGATATGCAGTTCTTCGTCGACAACTTCGGGCTGAAGCGCGAGGGTTGA